From Monomorium pharaonis isolate MP-MQ-018 chromosome 9, ASM1337386v2, whole genome shotgun sequence, the proteins below share one genomic window:
- the LOC105832280 gene encoding uncharacterized protein LOC105832280 has protein sequence MQKRWRLFNATDFQSLMLPCFTFCRILGLFPYKINLSTFEYSRLRYFLSTVVTCVCCILELAFIYHIAISKAIDFGDETRNFEALCFYTCAGFIQITTHVLSGPRTHLLQTIFEISLRLPSKSYQKLSRLIHGKDVFGTILQIVQLYMFFSKTPLFELTCQNILIQLVTMYLELLMFQMNMLYINCVCILKACFKKINDTLVYIKKFVKTDIKPCVPKLMWHMQRNQFVLIQLKDLRKQHLLICKTVQILNIIFSIQLVAAIVMSFTEITFELYSYIVRWNNGILISLNWQFLDVLITSMTFYIIKLTLLVWICETGKNEAQKIRTTIHDLHNSTSDKKLKYELQLFSLQILHHKNTFSAKGLTIDMTLLTAVSNQSFFLITKAYIVYIFFLLFLDGG, from the exons ATGCAGAAAAGATGGCGACTGTTCAATGCCACGGACTTCCAATCTTTAATGCTTCCCTGCTTCACTTTTTGCCGTATTCTCGGATTATTTCCATACAAAATCAACCTTTCGACTTTTGAATATTCAAGATTGCGTTATTTCCTGTCAACTGTGGTTACCTGTGTCTGTTGCATTTTAGAGCTGGCATTCATTTACCATATTGCTATATCTAAAGCTATTGACTTTGGAGATGAAACCAGAAATTTTGAAGCCTTATGTTTCTATACATGCGCcggttttatacaaattaccACGCATGTTCTCAGTGGTCCGCGAACGCATTTGTTACAGACTATTTTCGAAATCTCTTTAAGACTACCGTCGAAATCGTATCAAAAGTTATCTAGATTGATTCACGGCAAAGATGTTTTTGGTACTATCTTGCAAATCGTACAATTATACATGTTCTTTTCTAAAACACCGCTGTTTGAATTGACTTGTCAGAATATCTTAATTCAATTAGTCACAATGTACTTGGAACTGCTGATGTTTCAAATGAATATGCTATACATAAATTGTGTTTGTATATTAAAGgcttgtttcaaaaaaattaatgacacTCTagtgtacattaaaaaatttgtgaagaCCGATATAAAACCATGCGTTCCTAAATTAATGTGGCATATGCAGAGAAATCAATTTGTGCTAATACAACTTAAAGACCTTAGAAAACAGCATTTGCTAATTTGCAAAACAGTGCAAATTTTGAACATAATTTTTAGCATACAACTTGTTGCTGCTATAGTTATGTCTTTTACTGAAATCACCTTCGAACTATATTCGTACATAGTGCGCTGGAATAATGGAATACTTATTAGTTTAAATTGGCAGTTTCTTGATGTGCTTATAACATCCatgactttttatattataaaattaacgctACTTGTATGGATCTGCGAGACCGGAAAGAATGAAGCCCAAAAAATCCGTACCACTATTCACGATTTACATAACAGCACCAGTGATAAGAAACTGAAGTACGAG TTACAACtgttttctttacaaattctGCATCACAAGAATACATTTTCAGCGAAAGGCCTCACTATAGATATGACGCTTCTCACAGCAGTAAGTAaccaatcattttttttaattactaaagcatatatcgtatatatattttttttactttttttagatGGTGGGTAG